The Methanocaldococcus sp. genome window below encodes:
- a CDS encoding methanogenesis marker 2 protein gives MNLKKIVYEIRNFEGILRKIAIKDVVENFKFNDEDYEFEIIVDFGDDAAVIGIDGDNAILLAADGIWGKLLEADPWWAGYCSVLVNCKDIAAMGGKCIGMTNIISIKDKDVCRKVLKGVKDGVKKFGVPMVGGHTHPDAICNVLDVSITGIAKKDCILRSDNAKVGDKIIFAYDLVGQIYKSFSLNWDTTTMKSKKLVKAQMDALVQIAENKLANSCKDISNPGAIGTLGMLLEVSRKGGIVDITKIPKPEEIDLIHWLKVYPGSGYVLTANEENFKEIKNIFEDVEMTAEICGEVISDKKLYITDGTNKEIVFDFEKEFICGC, from the coding sequence ATGAATTTAAAAAAAATAGTTTATGAAATAAGAAATTTTGAAGGGATTTTGAGGAAAATAGCTATTAAAGATGTTGTGGAGAATTTTAAATTTAATGATGAAGATTATGAATTTGAAATTATAGTAGATTTTGGTGATGATGCGGCAGTTATTGGCATTGATGGAGATAACGCTATTTTGTTAGCCGCTGATGGAATATGGGGAAAACTATTAGAAGCTGATCCTTGGTGGGCAGGATATTGTTCAGTCTTAGTTAATTGTAAAGATATAGCGGCAATGGGAGGAAAGTGCATAGGAATGACAAATATAATAAGTATAAAAGATAAAGATGTTTGTAGAAAAGTTTTAAAAGGAGTTAAAGATGGTGTAAAGAAATTTGGAGTTCCTATGGTTGGAGGACATACACATCCTGATGCTATATGTAATGTCTTAGATGTTTCTATAACTGGTATAGCCAAAAAGGATTGCATATTGAGAAGTGACAATGCAAAAGTTGGCGATAAAATAATATTCGCCTATGACTTGGTTGGACAAATATATAAATCATTCTCGTTAAATTGGGATACTACTACAATGAAATCAAAAAAGTTAGTTAAAGCTCAGATGGATGCTTTAGTTCAAATTGCTGAAAATAAATTAGCCAATTCATGCAAAGATATAAGTAATCCTGGAGCTATTGGAACTTTGGGAATGTTATTAGAAGTTTCAAGAAAAGGAGGAATTGTTGATATTACAAAAATTCCAAAACCAGAAGAGATTGATTTAATTCATTGGCTTAAAGTTTATCCGGGAAGTGGATACGTTTTAACGGCAAATGAAGAGAACTTTAAAGAGATTAAAAATATTTTTGAAGATGTAGAAATGACTGCTGAAATTTGTGGAGAGGTTATCTCAGACAAAAAGTTATACATTACTGATGGAACTAACAAAGAAATTGTCTTTGACTTTGAAAAGGAATTCATTTGTGGATGTTAA
- a CDS encoding class I SAM-dependent methyltransferase: MKEVKDFYNSWNPNNFPKYMKCIINFADKLIFEELKKLIKNIVNNENDNKDFLVLDCGCGYGAFYNLTKDFNTIYLDISLNLLKKFKIKERKVCGNILNLPFKDNTFDLVLCINVLEHVDYLKSLNEICRVLKNNGHLIVVVVNRDSLIKEEIFNDFRIFHKPLSYKDFEETNINFKIVYLSSLYYLPPIFKIFPPVILKRILKYWKPLDKRLSKIFKNRGQFLILDMVKE; the protein is encoded by the coding sequence ATGAAAGAAGTTAAAGATTTTTACAACAGTTGGAATCCTAATAACTTTCCAAAATACATGAAGTGTATTATAAATTTTGCAGATAAGTTAATCTTTGAAGAACTAAAGAAATTAATAAAAAATATTGTAAATAATGAAAATGATAATAAAGATTTTTTAGTTTTAGATTGTGGATGCGGTTATGGAGCCTTTTATAATTTAACAAAAGACTTTAATACTATATATTTGGATATTTCATTAAATTTACTAAAAAAATTTAAAATCAAAGAGCGAAAAGTTTGTGGTAATATATTAAATTTACCTTTTAAAGATAACACTTTTGATTTAGTTCTATGTATAAATGTTTTAGAGCATGTAGATTATTTAAAATCTTTGAATGAGATATGTAGAGTTTTAAAAAATAATGGACATTTAATTGTAGTTGTTGTAAATAGAGATAGTTTAATTAAAGAAGAAATTTTTAACGATTTTAGAATTTTTCATAAACCATTATCCTACAAAGATTTTGAAGAAACAAATATAAACTTTAAAATTGTTTATTTAAGTTCATTATATTATTTACCTCCAATTTTTAAAATATTTCCACCAGTAATTTTAAAGAGAATTCTAAAATATTGGAAACCTTTGGATAAAAGATTATCAAAGATTTTTAAAAATAGAGGGCAGTTTCTAATTTTAGACATGGTGAAAGAATGA
- the pheA gene encoding prephenate dehydratase yields the protein MNIYTLPKGTYSEKATKKFLEYIDGDYNIKYCNSIYDIFECVSNGGLGVVPIENSIEGSVSLTQDLLLQFKNIKILGELSLDIHHNLIGYDKNKIKVILSHPQALAQCRNYIKRHGWEVKAVESTAKAVKIVAESKDETLGAIGSKESAEYYNLKILDKNIEDYKNNKTRFILIGKNVNFKVLPKKYKVSIVFELKEDKPGALYHILKEFAERNINLTRIESRPSKKRLGTYIFYIDFEDSKEDLEEIIKSLKKHTTFINILGKYPVFD from the coding sequence ATGAATATTTACACCTTACCAAAAGGAACATACAGTGAAAAGGCTACAAAAAAATTTTTAGAGTATATAGATGGAGATTATAATATAAAATACTGTAATTCAATATACGACATATTTGAATGTGTAAGTAATGGAGGTTTAGGAGTAGTTCCAATAGAAAATTCTATTGAGGGCTCTGTATCATTAACACAAGATTTATTATTACAATTTAAAAATATTAAAATATTGGGAGAGTTATCCTTAGATATACATCACAATTTAATAGGTTATGATAAAAATAAAATAAAAGTTATTTTATCTCATCCCCAAGCGTTGGCTCAATGCAGAAATTACATAAAAAGGCATGGTTGGGAGGTTAAGGCAGTAGAGAGCACAGCCAAGGCTGTAAAGATTGTTGCTGAAAGTAAGGATGAAACTTTAGGGGCTATAGGTTCAAAAGAATCAGCAGAATATTATAATTTAAAAATATTAGATAAAAATATTGAAGATTACAAAAATAATAAAACAAGATTTATTTTAATTGGTAAAAATGTAAATTTTAAAGTTTTACCAAAAAAATATAAAGTTTCAATTGTTTTTGAGTTAAAAGAAGATAAGCCGGGGGCGTTATATCATATTTTGAAGGAATTTGCAGAAAGAAATATAAATTTAACAAGGATTGAATCAAGACCTTCAAAAAAGAGATTGGGAACATATATTTTTTATATCGACTTTGAAGATTCTAAAGAGGATTTAGAGGAAATTATAAAATCACTAAAAAAACATACTACTTTTATTAATATTTTGGGAAAGTATCCTGTTTTTGATTAA
- a CDS encoding FAD-dependent oxidoreductase: MLTKIAVVGAGPAGRTCSMSLADFGFDVDLFEKNKIGGTCLNYGCTYITGLREMADILNDLSILKNKKIRLEEIISFKELQEKISKIQDKIRNKLEKETKEKGVNIKYKEFKEKYEDNYDYIVYAVGKKYPKSYNGYENVLTHRDIPNLKELPENILIIGGGTVGVEYASIFSDFRSNVVLYTRSKILKEIKDEDIRNYIMKNLVNFKIINDKDKFEKLLKDDNYTKILAIGGKGLFETDEYLRIKNKNKTYACGDCLINGGGNTPISRMEGRIVAQNIYNEINNRELKKPNYDLIPKTVRMSLTIAYVGKQTNKYKILKSHIGKGNFYKVLKSVGLNKIYYENGKVVGAIIMTPYPEILPYFAQLIRGIDVYNDFIEVHPSTDIFYKEFRS, encoded by the coding sequence ATATTGACAAAAATTGCTGTTGTTGGTGCTGGCCCAGCAGGGAGAACTTGTTCAATGTCCTTAGCAGATTTTGGCTTTGATGTTGATTTATTTGAAAAAAATAAAATAGGAGGAACTTGCTTAAATTATGGATGTACATATATAACTGGTCTTAGAGAAATGGCAGATATTCTCAACGATTTAAGTATTTTAAAGAATAAAAAGATAAGATTAGAAGAGATTATATCATTTAAAGAATTACAAGAGAAGATAAGTAAAATCCAAGATAAAATTAGAAACAAATTGGAGAAAGAAACCAAGGAAAAAGGAGTGAATATAAAATATAAAGAATTTAAGGAAAAATATGAAGATAACTATGATTATATTGTCTATGCAGTTGGAAAAAAATATCCTAAATCATACAATGGATATGAAAATGTATTAACTCACAGAGATATACCAAATCTAAAAGAACTTCCAGAAAATATATTAATCATCGGTGGAGGAACAGTTGGAGTTGAATATGCATCAATATTTTCTGACTTTAGAAGCAATGTTGTTTTATATACGAGGTCTAAAATTTTAAAAGAAATTAAAGATGAAGATATTAGGAATTATATAATGAAAAATCTTGTTAATTTTAAAATTATAAATGATAAAGATAAGTTTGAGAAATTATTAAAAGATGATAATTATACAAAAATCTTAGCCATTGGAGGAAAAGGATTATTTGAGACAGATGAATATTTGAGGATAAAAAATAAAAACAAAACTTATGCATGTGGAGATTGTTTAATAAATGGAGGAGGAAATACTCCAATTTCAAGAATGGAAGGAAGAATTGTAGCTCAAAATATATACAATGAAATAAACAACAGAGAATTAAAAAAACCAAACTATGATTTAATTCCAAAAACTGTTAGAATGTCTTTAACTATTGCCTATGTGGGAAAACAAACTAATAAATACAAAATATTAAAAAGCCACATAGGTAAAGGAAACTTTTACAAGGTTTTAAAGAGCGTTGGCTTAAATAAAATATATTACGAAAATGGGAAGGTTGTTGGAGCAATAATAATGACTCCATACCCTGAAATTCTCCCATACTTTGCTCAATTAATTAGAGGAATTGATGTATATAACGACTTTATAGAGGTTCATCCATCAACAGACATATTTTATAAGGAGTTTAGATCTTAA